The following are encoded together in the Populus trichocarpa isolate Nisqually-1 chromosome 5, P.trichocarpa_v4.1, whole genome shotgun sequence genome:
- the LOC7468890 gene encoding phospho-2-dehydro-3-deoxyheptonate aldolase 1, chloroplastic — protein MSLTSSSIIPSKSLIPSNKPHQPCFFTTKPSRSTLRISAVHSADPSKSPPPIKTPAATSTKATTVAPTVNVGAGKWTVESWKSKKALQLPEYPDKEDFDSVLKTLDAFPPIVFAGEARSLEEKLAEAAMGNAFLLQGGDCAESFKEFNANNIRDTFRILLQMGVVLMFGGQMPVIKVGRLAGQFAKPRSDPFEEKDGVKLPSYRGDNVNGDAFDEKSRIPDPQRMIRAYCQSAATLNLLRAFATGGYAAMQRVTQWNLDFTEHSEQGDRYRELAHRVDEALGFMAAAGLTVDHPIMTTTEFWTSHECLLLPYEQSLTRLDSTSGLYYDCSAHFLWVGERTRQLDGAHVEFLRGVANPLGIKVSDKMNPNELVKLIEIFNPQNKPGRITIITRMGAENMRVKLPHLIRAVRRAGQIVTWVSDPMHGNTIKAPCGLKTRPFDSIRAEVRAFFDVHEQEGSHPGGVHLEMTGQNVTECIGGSRTVTFDDLSSRYHTHCDPRLNASQSLELAFIIAERLRRRRIGSQSTVAPALL, from the exons ATGTCTCTAACTAGCAGTTCCATAATCCCTTCCAAATCCTTGATCCCCTCCAACAAACCCCATCAGCCTTGTTTCTTCACCACTAAACCTTCCAGGTCCACCCTCCGCATCTCCGCTGTCCACTCTGCCGATCCTTCCAAATCACCACCACCCATTAAAACACCTGCAGCAACATCCACTAAAGCAACAACCGTTGCACCAACAGTCAATGTGGGTGCTGGAAAATGGACAGTTGAAAGCTGGAAATCAAAGAAGGCCTTGCAACTCCCTGAATATCCTGACAAAGAAGATTTTGATTCGGTTCTCAAAACTCTCGATGCGTTCCCTCCAATTGTTTTCGCTGGTGAGGCCAGGAGTTTAGAGGAGAAGCTTGCTGAGGCTGCTATGGGCAATGCGTTTTTGTTGCAAGGAGGTGATTGTGCTGAGAGTTTTAAAGAGTTCAATGCTAATAATATCAGGGACACTTTCAGGATTCTTCTTCAAATGGGTGTTGTTTTGATGTTCGGTGGTCAAATGCCTGttatcaag GTGGGGAGGTTGGCAGGGCAGTTTGCGAAGCCGAGATCGGATCCATTTGAGGAAAAAGATGGAGTGAAATTGCCAAGTTACAGGGGGGACAATGTGAATGGAGATGCTTTTGATGAGAAGTCGAGGATACCTGACCCTCAGAGGATGATCAGGGCTTACTGTCAATCAGCAGCTACTTTGAATCTACTTAGGGCTTTTGCTACTGGTGGTTATGCAGCTATGCAAAGGGTTACTCAGTGGAATTTGGATTTCACAGAGCACAGTGAGCAAGGAGACAG GTACCGGGAACTTGCCCACCGGGTCGATGAGGCCCTTGGATTCATGGCTGCAGCTGGTCTCACTGTTGATCATCCTATCATGACAACTACTGAGTTCTGGACATCCCATGAGTGCTTGCTATTGCCATATGAGCAATCACTTACTAGGCTGGATTCAACTTCGGGTCTCTACTATGACTGCTCAGCCCATTTTCTCTGGGTTGGTGAGCGTACCAGGCAGCTAGATGGTGCTCATGTCGAGTTCTTGAGAGGAGTTGCAAATCCCCTCGGAATTAAg GTCAGTGATAAGATGAATCCAAATGAGCTAGTTAAGCTCATAGAGATTTTCAACCCCCAGAATAAACCAGGCAGAATAACAATTATTACTAGAATGGGAGCTGAGAACATGAGAGTGAAGCTTCCCCATCTAATCAGGGCTGTTCGCAGGGCTGGGCAAATTGTCACATGGGTCAGTGATCCTATGCATGGAAACACCATAAAGGCTCCATGCGGTCTGAAAACTCGCCCATTTGATTCCATCAGG GCGGAGGTGAGAGCCTTCTTTGATGTGCATGAGCAAGAAGGAAGCCACCCAGGAGGAGTTCATCTAGAGATGACTGGCCAGAATGTGACAGAGTGCATTGGTGGATCACGGACTGTGACATTTGATGATTTGAGTTCACGCTACCATACCCACTGTGATCCCAGGCTCAACGCTTCACAATCTCTAGAGCTTGCATTCATCATTGCAGAGCGCCTTAGAAGGAGGAGGATTGGATCACAATCCACTGTCGCACCAGCATT